A genomic region of Alistipes megaguti contains the following coding sequences:
- a CDS encoding response regulator transcription factor, whose product MAKNKILVVDDEESLCEILQFNLEVEGYDVDVAYSAEQALEMHPERYSLILLDVMMGEMSGFRMTRILKERPETAHVPVIFCTAKDSEDDTVAGLNLGADDYITKPFSIREVLARVRSVLRRTTAAEPEHETIAFEGLEIDLKRKICTLDGTELALTKKEFEILALLLAHRGVIFSREEILHRIWSDEVIVLDRTIDVNITRLRRKIGPYGKHIVTRLGYGYGFEE is encoded by the coding sequence ATGGCAAAAAACAAAATCCTCGTGGTCGACGACGAAGAGTCGCTGTGCGAAATCCTCCAGTTCAACCTCGAAGTCGAAGGTTATGACGTCGACGTGGCCTACAGCGCCGAACAGGCCCTCGAGATGCATCCCGAACGCTACTCGCTGATTCTGCTCGACGTCATGATGGGCGAGATGAGCGGCTTCCGCATGACCCGCATCCTCAAGGAGCGGCCCGAAACGGCCCACGTCCCCGTGATCTTCTGCACGGCCAAGGATTCCGAAGACGACACCGTCGCCGGGCTGAACCTCGGCGCCGACGACTATATCACCAAACCCTTCTCGATCCGCGAGGTGCTGGCCCGCGTGCGCAGCGTCCTGCGCCGCACCACGGCCGCCGAGCCCGAACACGAAACCATCGCCTTCGAGGGGCTCGAGATAGATCTCAAACGCAAGATCTGCACACTCGACGGCACGGAACTGGCCCTGACCAAGAAGGAGTTCGAGATTCTGGCCCTGCTGCTTGCCCACCGCGGCGTGATCTTCTCCCGCGAGGAGATCCTCCACCGCATCTGGAGCGACGAGGTGATCGTGCTGGACCGTACGATCGACGTCAACATTACCCGTCTGCGCCGCAAGATCGGCCCCTACGGCAAACACATCGTCACGCGTCTGGGCTATGGCTACGGCTTTGAGGAGTAG
- a CDS encoding bifunctional 3-deoxy-7-phosphoheptulonate synthase/chorismate mutase type II: MNDIQPITLPGVDPRRPLVIAGPCSAETEEQVIETARMLAREGLHIYRAGLWKPRTKPGGFEGVGEKGIPWMQRVKRETGMYTATEVATRQHVETALKGGIDLLWIGARTAANPFAMQEIADALRGVDIPVLVKNPVSPDLELWIGAIERIHNAGIRRLGAIHRGFTSIDKSIYRNHPMWAIPIELHRRLPELPIFCDPSHIGGKRELIAPLSQQAMDIGFDGLIVEAHCSPDCAWSDKAQQVTPDALAYILRNLVIREQTVTTENLNELRAQIDKLDDQLLDLLVRRMRVSRDIGQYKKEHDMPILQAQRYEELLARRAAQAVELGMDREFMRTVMQAIHEESVRQQMEVLGK, encoded by the coding sequence ATGAACGACATCCAACCCATCACGCTTCCCGGGGTCGATCCCCGGCGTCCGCTGGTCATTGCCGGTCCGTGCAGTGCCGAAACCGAAGAGCAGGTCATCGAAACGGCCCGCATGCTGGCCCGTGAAGGCCTCCACATCTACCGGGCCGGGCTCTGGAAGCCCCGCACCAAACCCGGAGGTTTCGAAGGCGTCGGCGAAAAGGGAATCCCCTGGATGCAGCGCGTAAAACGCGAAACGGGCATGTACACCGCCACGGAGGTCGCCACGCGACAGCATGTCGAAACGGCGCTCAAGGGAGGAATCGACCTGCTGTGGATCGGCGCCCGCACGGCGGCCAATCCCTTTGCCATGCAGGAGATTGCCGATGCGCTGCGCGGCGTGGACATCCCGGTACTGGTGAAGAACCCCGTAAGTCCCGACCTCGAGTTGTGGATCGGCGCCATCGAACGCATCCACAACGCCGGAATCCGCCGTCTGGGGGCCATCCACCGCGGCTTCACCTCCATCGACAAGAGCATCTACCGCAACCACCCGATGTGGGCCATCCCCATCGAGCTGCACCGCCGACTGCCCGAACTGCCGATCTTCTGCGACCCGAGCCACATCGGCGGCAAACGCGAACTGATCGCCCCGCTCTCGCAGCAGGCCATGGACATCGGGTTCGACGGGCTGATCGTCGAGGCGCACTGCTCGCCCGACTGCGCCTGGAGCGACAAGGCCCAGCAGGTAACCCCCGACGCACTGGCCTACATCCTGCGCAATCTGGTGATCCGCGAGCAGACCGTCACTACGGAGAACCTCAACGAGCTGCGCGCCCAGATCGACAAACTCGATGACCAACTGCTCGACCTGCTCGTACGGCGCATGCGCGTCTCACGCGACATCGGACAGTACAAGAAGGAGCACGACATGCCCATTCTGCAGGCACAGCGCTACGAAGAGCTGCTGGCCCGGCGCGCCGCCCAGGCCGTCGAGCTGGGCATGGACCGCGAATTCATGCGCACGGTCATGCAGGCCATCCACGAGGAGTCGGTCCGCCAGCAGATGGAGGTCCTCGGCAAGTAA
- a CDS encoding alpha/beta hydrolase: protein MKKRIFRGVVIAVVIVAALLVGGSLYLLRYSLQPQATIEAKNASSYKYMYEEYPFLRPWVDSLRRVGALRDTSILGREGERLHALYVRAPQPTDRTAVIVHGYTDNAVRMLMIGYLYNCDLGFNILLPDLYYHGESAGRAIQMGWKDRLDVLRWMEIANGLFGGATRMVVHGISMGAATTMMVSGEVQQPYVRCFVEDCGYTSVWDEFAKELREQFHLPAFPLLDVASGLCGVKFGWTFREASALKQVARCGLPMLFIHGDADDYVPTWMVYPLYEAKPGEKELWIVLGATHAMSYHDQREEYTRRVGEFVGRYIPMN, encoded by the coding sequence ATGAAAAAACGGATTTTTCGGGGTGTTGTCATCGCTGTGGTGATTGTGGCGGCACTTCTCGTGGGAGGAAGTCTCTATCTGTTGCGCTATTCGTTGCAGCCGCAGGCGACAATCGAGGCCAAGAATGCCTCCTCCTATAAATATATGTATGAGGAGTATCCCTTTCTGCGGCCGTGGGTCGACAGCCTCCGCCGGGTGGGGGCGCTGCGCGATACGTCGATCCTCGGGCGCGAGGGTGAACGGCTGCATGCCCTTTACGTGCGGGCCCCGCAGCCCACGGACCGCACGGCGGTCATCGTTCACGGCTACACGGACAATGCCGTGCGGATGCTGATGATCGGCTACCTCTACAACTGCGACCTGGGGTTCAACATCCTGCTGCCGGATCTCTACTATCACGGGGAGAGTGCGGGTCGTGCCATCCAGATGGGGTGGAAGGACCGGCTCGACGTGCTGCGCTGGATGGAGATTGCCAACGGGCTCTTCGGCGGGGCGACACGGATGGTGGTCCACGGCATCTCGATGGGAGCCGCCACGACGATGATGGTCTCGGGCGAGGTGCAGCAGCCCTACGTGCGGTGTTTCGTCGAGGATTGCGGCTACACGAGCGTCTGGGACGAGTTTGCGAAGGAGCTTCGCGAGCAGTTCCACCTGCCGGCCTTTCCGCTGCTGGATGTGGCCAGCGGGCTGTGCGGCGTGAAGTTCGGCTGGACGTTCCGCGAGGCGTCGGCGCTGAAGCAGGTGGCCCGGTGCGGTCTTCCGATGTTGTTCATCCACGGCGATGCGGACGACTATGTGCCGACATGGATGGTCTATCCGCTGTATGAGGCCAAACCCGGCGAGAAGGAGTTGTGGATCGTGCTGGGGGCGACGCACGCCATGTCGTATCACGATCAGCGCGAGGAGTATACGCGGCGCGTGGGCGAGTTTGTCGGGAGGTATATTCCCATGAATTGA
- a CDS encoding class II fructose-bisphosphate aldolase, with amino-acid sequence MVSYKDLGLVNTREMFAKAIKGGYAVPAFNFNNMEQLQAIIQAAAETKSPVILQVSKGARNYANQTLLRYMAEGAVEYAKELGWAHPQIVLHLDHGDSFELCKSCVDMGFSSVMIDGSSLPYDENVALTKKVVEYAHQFDVTVEGELGVLAGVEDEVSAAESHYTKPEEVVDFVTKTGVDSLAISIGTSHGAYKFTPEQCTVDPKTGRLVPPPLAFDVLEAIEKELPGFPIVLHGSSSVPQEEVDTINKYGGALKAAVGIPEEELRKAAKSAVCKINIDSDSRLAMTAAIRKVFATNPAEFDPRKYLGPARDNMKKLYIHKIKEVLGSDGKAE; translated from the coding sequence ATGGTATCGTACAAAGATCTGGGCCTCGTGAACACCCGTGAGATGTTTGCCAAGGCCATCAAGGGAGGTTATGCCGTTCCGGCATTCAACTTCAACAACATGGAGCAGCTCCAGGCCATTATCCAGGCCGCTGCCGAGACCAAGTCGCCGGTGATCCTGCAGGTATCGAAGGGCGCCCGCAACTACGCCAACCAGACCCTGCTGCGCTACATGGCCGAAGGCGCCGTGGAGTATGCCAAGGAGCTGGGCTGGGCTCATCCCCAGATCGTGCTGCACCTCGACCACGGAGATTCGTTCGAGCTCTGCAAGAGCTGCGTCGACATGGGCTTCTCGTCGGTGATGATCGACGGCTCGTCGCTGCCCTATGACGAGAACGTCGCCCTGACGAAGAAGGTCGTCGAATACGCTCACCAGTTCGACGTAACGGTCGAGGGCGAGCTGGGCGTGCTGGCCGGCGTCGAGGACGAGGTTTCCGCCGCCGAGAGCCACTACACCAAACCCGAGGAGGTTGTTGACTTCGTTACGAAGACCGGCGTAGACTCGCTGGCCATCTCGATCGGCACCTCGCACGGAGCCTACAAGTTCACCCCCGAGCAGTGCACCGTTGACCCGAAGACGGGCCGTCTGGTTCCGCCCCCCCTGGCATTCGACGTGCTGGAGGCCATCGAGAAGGAGCTTCCGGGCTTCCCCATCGTGCTCCACGGATCGTCGTCGGTTCCCCAGGAGGAGGTCGACACGATCAACAAGTACGGCGGTGCGCTGAAGGCTGCCGTAGGTATTCCCGAGGAGGAGCTGCGCAAGGCCGCCAAGAGCGCCGTCTGCAAGATCAACATCGACTCCGACTCGCGTCTGGCCATGACCGCCGCCATCCGCAAGGTCTTCGCCACGAATCCTGCCGAGTTCGACCCCCGCAAGTACCTGGGTCCGGCTCGCGACAACATGAAGAAGCTCTACATCCACAAGATCAAGGAAGTTCTGGGGTCGGACGGCAAGGCCGAATAA
- a CDS encoding site-specific integrase, translated as MRRTTFSVVFFCKKARISKKGKAPIYARITTSGLSTEIYTRCQIEPERWNQRLERSLHRDKITLQINGIVDSYRANILAAYDTLIREGRIPDCFTIKERLENPGSSTRLFLAEFAKYCEKRQQEVGSRITQVTANKYHRLLRYMTEYTQAQYQKEDLPLDRISYEYIDGLNTHMQTRHKCKNNGAVNLLCCLKNFILYAIRNEWIEKNPFRFYKMKIDKTNVKVPLTKAELDLLLKRPMPNERLERIRDVFCFCALTGLAFTDVDHLRPEHITTDENGTLWIHKPREKTAVVSRIPLLPHPIRILQKYEQDPDLRLKGKLLPVPSNQKMNAYLKEIADICLINKNLTVHLARHTFATLAIEYGMPIDIIAKILGHSNTNMTRHYAKISEANISREMQKIGKILTA; from the coding sequence ATGCGCCGAACAACCTTCTCCGTGGTCTTCTTCTGCAAGAAGGCCCGAATCTCCAAAAAGGGCAAAGCACCCATCTATGCCCGAATCACCACCTCCGGCCTCTCAACCGAGATCTACACCCGCTGCCAGATCGAGCCAGAGCGCTGGAACCAACGTCTGGAACGCTCCCTGCATCGGGACAAGATAACCCTGCAGATCAACGGCATCGTGGACAGCTATCGGGCCAATATCCTGGCGGCCTACGACACTCTGATTCGGGAGGGCAGGATACCGGACTGCTTCACCATCAAGGAACGGCTCGAGAATCCGGGCAGCTCCACCCGACTCTTCCTTGCCGAATTCGCGAAATACTGCGAAAAACGGCAGCAGGAAGTCGGTAGCCGCATCACACAGGTCACAGCCAACAAATACCACCGCCTGCTGCGTTACATGACCGAATACACCCAAGCTCAATATCAAAAAGAGGACCTGCCGCTGGACAGAATCTCCTACGAGTATATCGACGGGCTGAACACCCATATGCAGACGAGGCACAAATGCAAGAACAACGGAGCGGTCAATCTGCTCTGCTGCTTGAAGAACTTCATCCTCTATGCTATCCGAAACGAGTGGATCGAGAAAAATCCCTTCCGCTTCTACAAGATGAAGATCGACAAGACGAATGTCAAGGTGCCGCTGACGAAGGCAGAGCTGGACCTGCTGCTAAAGCGACCGATGCCTAACGAGCGTCTGGAACGGATCCGGGATGTTTTCTGCTTCTGTGCGCTGACAGGACTGGCCTTCACGGATGTCGACCACCTGCGGCCCGAGCACATCACGACCGACGAGAACGGCACCCTGTGGATTCACAAACCACGGGAGAAGACCGCAGTCGTAAGTCGGATTCCGCTGCTGCCGCATCCGATTCGAATTCTGCAAAAATACGAGCAGGATCCCGACTTACGACTCAAAGGAAAACTGCTGCCCGTTCCGAGCAATCAGAAGATGAACGCCTACCTGAAGGAGATTGCGGACATTTGCCTGATCAACAAAAATCTGACAGTCCACCTGGCCCGACATACGTTCGCAACCCTGGCAATCGAATACGGGATGCCAATTGATATAATCGCCAAGATCCTCGGCCACTCGAACACCAACATGACCCGTCATTATGCCAAAATATCCGAGGCAAATATCAGTCGGGAGATGCAAAAAATCGGGAAAATTCTAACGGCCTGA
- a CDS encoding inorganic phosphate transporter, which translates to MSPLFTAIVIILAILAVMGIVVGVANDAINFLNSAIGSKVAPRRTILWVAAAGIIIGTLTSSGMMEVARSGVFYPGQFSFPEIMMLFLGMMLGNVLLLDLYNTLGLPTSTTVSMVFGLLGAAVATALFRIAADPAFSLQDLSQFINTGKAMVIIAAILLSVAFAFVAGLFYMYVSRLIFSFRYAPVFRRWGAVWCGISLSGILYFALFKGLKSSGLIPTSVSEYVTEHVLLTLLIFWAVASVVLWIFQRMRLNIMRITILSGTFALALAFAGNDLVNFIGVPLASFDAWQIAREAGSETIMMGALEAPVRTDFLILLASGLIMVLTLFFSKKSQHVAETELSLASQHEEEERFGSTFLSRGLVRLTLMANHLWSGIVPQRLQKAIDRRFEPLPVEERTSAQYDLIRAVVNLTAASVLIAIGTSYKLPLSTTYVVFMVAMGSSLADRTWGRESAVYRITGVMAVISGWFITALGGFLIALAVTALLLWGGWVAVVALTLICAWLLIRSHRKTPALKEEAEKELLPLEKAETPDEVLCACIGEVCNTMQEVTRIYNRTLVAVFKENRKVLKEMVRDSNRLFEEARERKYNIMPTLRRLQRCDIDTGHFYVQVVDYLSEVTKALIHITRPSFEHIDNNHEGMSKEQIVDLMRVNDQVEEIFDKINDMLASKDFSDLDLVLEMRDRLFDTIVEAVKSQLRRINGDPQTSTRASVLYLTILNETKTMVLQSRNLLKSQHYFLESQHEIAPAKEK; encoded by the coding sequence ATGTCGCCCCTGTTTACCGCCATCGTCATCATTCTGGCCATTCTGGCCGTGATGGGCATTGTCGTGGGCGTCGCCAACGACGCCATCAACTTCCTCAACTCGGCCATCGGCTCGAAGGTCGCCCCGCGCCGCACGATCCTCTGGGTCGCCGCCGCGGGTATTATCATCGGTACGCTCACCTCCAGCGGCATGATGGAGGTGGCCCGCAGCGGGGTCTTCTACCCCGGGCAGTTCTCCTTCCCGGAGATCATGATGCTCTTCCTGGGCATGATGCTCGGGAACGTCCTGCTGCTCGACCTCTACAACACGCTCGGCCTGCCGACCTCGACCACCGTTTCGATGGTCTTCGGACTGCTGGGCGCCGCCGTCGCCACGGCCCTCTTCCGCATCGCCGCCGATCCGGCCTTCTCCCTGCAAGACCTCTCGCAGTTCATCAACACCGGGAAGGCCATGGTCATCATCGCCGCCATCCTCCTCTCCGTGGCCTTCGCCTTCGTCGCGGGGCTCTTCTACATGTATGTCTCGCGGCTGATCTTCTCGTTCCGCTACGCCCCCGTCTTCCGCCGCTGGGGCGCCGTATGGTGCGGAATCTCCCTCTCCGGAATCCTCTACTTCGCCCTCTTCAAGGGGCTGAAAAGCTCCGGACTCATCCCCACGTCGGTCTCGGAATACGTCACCGAGCACGTCCTGCTCACGCTGCTTATCTTCTGGGCCGTGGCCTCCGTCGTGCTGTGGATCTTCCAGCGCATGCGGCTCAACATCATGCGCATCACGATCCTCTCCGGAACCTTCGCCCTGGCGCTCGCCTTCGCCGGAAACGACCTCGTGAACTTCATCGGCGTGCCCCTGGCCAGCTTCGACGCCTGGCAGATCGCCCGCGAGGCCGGCAGCGAAACCATCATGATGGGAGCCCTCGAAGCCCCGGTCCGCACGGACTTCCTGATCCTGCTCGCCTCGGGACTGATCATGGTGCTGACGCTCTTCTTCTCGAAAAAGTCGCAGCACGTGGCCGAAACCGAACTCTCGCTCGCCTCGCAGCACGAGGAGGAAGAGCGCTTCGGCTCGACGTTCCTCTCGCGCGGTCTGGTACGTCTGACGCTCATGGCCAACCACCTCTGGAGCGGCATCGTCCCCCAGCGCCTGCAGAAGGCCATCGACCGCCGCTTCGAACCGCTGCCCGTCGAGGAGCGCACCTCGGCCCAGTACGACCTGATCCGCGCCGTGGTCAACCTGACGGCCGCTTCGGTACTGATCGCCATCGGCACGTCGTACAAACTCCCGTTGTCGACCACCTACGTGGTCTTCATGGTGGCCATGGGTTCGTCGCTGGCCGACCGCACGTGGGGCCGCGAGAGCGCCGTCTACCGCATCACGGGCGTGATGGCCGTCATCTCGGGGTGGTTCATCACCGCGCTGGGCGGATTCCTCATCGCCCTGGCCGTCACGGCGCTGCTGCTCTGGGGCGGCTGGGTGGCCGTCGTGGCGCTGACGCTGATCTGCGCCTGGCTGCTCATCCGCAGCCACCGCAAGACCCCGGCGCTGAAGGAGGAGGCCGAAAAGGAGCTGCTCCCGCTCGAGAAGGCCGAAACGCCCGACGAGGTGCTCTGCGCCTGCATCGGCGAGGTCTGCAACACGATGCAGGAGGTCACGCGTATCTATAACCGCACGCTGGTGGCCGTCTTCAAGGAGAACCGCAAGGTCCTGAAGGAGATGGTCCGCGACTCGAACCGACTCTTCGAGGAGGCCCGCGAGCGCAAATACAATATCATGCCCACACTGCGACGCCTGCAGCGCTGCGACATCGACACGGGCCACTTCTACGTCCAGGTGGTCGACTACCTCTCGGAGGTAACCAAGGCGCTGATCCACATCACCCGTCCCTCGTTCGAACACATCGACAACAACCACGAGGGGATGTCCAAGGAGCAGATCGTCGATCTGATGCGCGTCAACGACCAGGTGGAGGAGATCTTCGACAAGATCAACGACATGCTCGCCTCGAAGGACTTCTCGGATCTGGATCTGGTGCTCGAAATGCGCGACCGCCTCTTCGACACCATTGTCGAGGCCGTCAAGAGCCAGCTGCGCCGCATCAACGGAGACCCGCAGACCTCGACCCGCGCCAGCGTCCTCTATCTGACGATCCTCAACGAGACGAAGACCATGGTGCTCCAATCGCGCAACCTGCTCAAGTCGCAGCACTACTTCCTCGAGTCGCAGCACGAAATCGCCCCTGCAAAGGAAAAGTAA
- a CDS encoding cell wall metabolism sensor histidine kinase WalK — MATALRSRFSYHQRLFVLLLAFSWTLVACFVLFQYGREKHFKAEHLNAQLQLFNLRLLDALNDGTDPARFIASHDEPFEELRVTLIDRSGHVFFDNSLDTLPTANHLNRPEVVDALAHGTGYIIRRHSVSTHRNYFYSAMAGERTIVRTAVPYSIPLGEVLAADREFLWLMLGITLLMSVAGYFATRRLGHNISRLNDFAERAERGERIDEEEPFPHDELGEISNHIIRLYARLQRTTADRDREHALALHEEQEKIRIKKQLTNNINHELKTPVAAIQGYLETLLANPQIDARRRQEFLEKSAAQTERLRRLLADVATITRMDEASQLIRKEPVVVNDLIDEVADEMALKPAEQRLRVNVDFPTRVEVEGNPALLGSIFRNLADNAAAYSGGRDIFIRLVDDTPEECTILFADNGIGVDEEHLPHLFERFYRVDKGRSRKLGGTGLGLSIVKNAVMIHGGTISVRNRDRGGLEFLFTLRKKAEFRMFHDVETTL; from the coding sequence ATGGCTACGGCTTTGAGGAGTAGATTCTCCTACCACCAGCGGCTCTTCGTGCTGCTGCTGGCCTTCTCGTGGACGCTGGTAGCCTGTTTCGTGCTGTTTCAGTACGGCCGCGAGAAGCACTTCAAGGCCGAACACCTCAATGCCCAGCTGCAACTCTTCAACCTGCGGCTGCTCGACGCGCTGAACGACGGCACAGACCCGGCCCGTTTCATCGCCTCGCACGACGAGCCCTTCGAGGAGCTGCGCGTGACGCTGATCGACCGCTCGGGGCATGTCTTCTTCGACAACTCGCTCGACACGCTCCCGACGGCCAACCACCTCAACCGTCCCGAGGTTGTCGATGCCCTGGCCCACGGCACCGGATACATCATCCGACGACACTCGGTGAGCACCCATCGCAACTACTTCTACTCGGCCATGGCCGGCGAGCGGACCATCGTCCGCACGGCCGTCCCCTACAGCATCCCGCTGGGCGAGGTGCTGGCCGCCGACCGCGAATTCCTCTGGCTCATGCTCGGCATCACGCTGCTGATGAGCGTGGCGGGCTACTTCGCCACGCGGCGGCTCGGACACAACATCTCGCGGCTGAACGACTTCGCCGAACGGGCCGAACGCGGCGAACGTATCGACGAGGAGGAGCCCTTCCCGCACGACGAGCTGGGTGAAATCTCGAACCACATCATCCGCCTCTACGCCCGACTGCAGCGCACCACGGCCGACCGTGACCGCGAACACGCCCTGGCCCTGCACGAGGAGCAGGAGAAGATTCGCATCAAGAAACAGCTCACCAACAACATCAACCACGAACTGAAGACCCCCGTAGCGGCCATTCAGGGCTATCTGGAGACGCTGCTGGCCAACCCGCAGATCGACGCGCGGCGGCGGCAGGAGTTCCTCGAGAAGAGTGCCGCACAGACCGAGCGGCTGCGGAGGCTGCTCGCCGACGTGGCCACCATCACGCGTATGGACGAGGCCAGCCAGCTGATCCGCAAGGAACCCGTCGTCGTAAACGACCTGATCGACGAGGTGGCCGACGAAATGGCCCTCAAACCCGCCGAGCAGCGGCTGCGCGTGAATGTCGACTTCCCGACGAGGGTCGAGGTCGAGGGTAATCCGGCACTGCTTGGCTCGATCTTCCGCAACCTGGCCGACAACGCCGCGGCCTACTCCGGCGGCCGCGATATCTTCATCCGCCTGGTGGACGATACCCCCGAGGAGTGTACGATTCTCTTTGCCGACAACGGCATCGGCGTCGACGAGGAGCACCTTCCCCACCTGTTCGAACGCTTCTATCGCGTCGACAAGGGCCGCTCGCGCAAACTGGGCGGAACGGGACTCGGCCTCTCGATCGTCAAGAACGCCGTGATGATCCACGGCGGCACGATCTCGGTGCGCAACCGCGACCGCGGCGGACTGGAATTCCTCTTCACACTCCGCAAAAAAGCTGAATTCCGCATGTTTCACGACGTTGAAACAACGTTGTAA
- a CDS encoding prephenate dehydratase, producing the protein MERIAIQGIAGCYHETAARRYFADRELEVLPCASFGQLFEQLAEDPALLGIAAIENTIAGSLLPNHELLQRSRARIVGEQKIRISHVIAALPGERLDTIREVHSHPIALMQCGEFLKSHPAMKVVERDDTAGSAREIAEGHLAATAAICGADAAEMYGLEILRRGIETNRHNFTRFLILADESRAAEFTDPGHTNKASLVFTLRHTQGSLSKVLTVLSFYDINLTKIQSLPIIGREWEYQFYVDVTFDDPYRYRQAIDAARPLTSGFRILGEYAEGANPEI; encoded by the coding sequence ATGGAGAGAATCGCCATACAGGGCATCGCAGGATGCTATCACGAAACCGCCGCCCGACGCTATTTCGCCGATCGGGAGCTCGAGGTGCTCCCCTGCGCAAGTTTCGGCCAGCTGTTCGAACAGTTGGCCGAAGACCCTGCGCTGCTGGGCATCGCCGCCATCGAGAACACCATCGCCGGCAGCCTGCTGCCCAACCACGAACTGCTTCAGCGCAGCCGGGCCCGGATCGTCGGCGAGCAGAAGATCCGCATCTCGCACGTCATTGCCGCCCTTCCCGGCGAACGGCTCGACACGATCCGCGAGGTGCATTCGCACCCCATCGCCCTGATGCAGTGCGGTGAGTTTCTGAAGAGCCACCCGGCAATGAAGGTCGTCGAACGCGACGACACGGCCGGCAGTGCCCGCGAAATCGCCGAAGGGCATCTCGCCGCCACGGCCGCCATCTGCGGAGCCGATGCCGCCGAGATGTACGGGCTGGAGATCCTCCGCCGCGGCATCGAGACCAACCGCCACAACTTCACCCGTTTTCTGATCCTGGCCGACGAAAGCCGCGCCGCCGAATTCACCGATCCCGGACACACGAACAAGGCCTCGCTGGTCTTCACCCTCCGCCACACGCAGGGCTCGCTCTCGAAGGTGCTGACCGTCCTTTCGTTCTACGACATCAACCTCACGAAGATCCAGTCGCTGCCGATCATCGGTCGCGAGTGGGAGTATCAGTTCTACGTCGACGTCACCTTCGACGATCCCTACCGCTACCGCCAGGCCATCGATGCGGCCCGGCCGCTGACCAGCGGATTCCGCATCCTGGGCGAATATGCCGAAGGGGCCAATCCCGAGATCTGA
- a CDS encoding NAD-dependent epimerase/dehydratase family protein, whose amino-acid sequence MKRILIVGAGGQIGSELTVFLRGIYGGSNVVATDMRECRNLGEDGPFEVLNALDATAMASVVARYHVDAIFNLVALLSAVGERNPQMAWNVNMGALNNSLEVARQHHCSLFTPSSIGAFGPTSPKDKTPQDTIMQPTTIYGVCKVTGELLSNYYHHKYGVDTRSVRFPGIISNVTLPGGGTTDYAVEIYYEAIRSGHFTCPVPGDVYMDMIYMPDALRACVELMEADPSKLVHRNSFNLASMSFTPEIIYAEIRKRLPDFTMNYDIDPVKKEIAESWPNSLDDTCAREEWGWKPEWDLSRMTDDMLAHIRTKLGEN is encoded by the coding sequence ATGAAACGTATTCTGATAGTAGGTGCCGGAGGCCAGATTGGTTCCGAGCTGACAGTCTTTTTGCGCGGGATTTATGGCGGCTCGAATGTCGTGGCCACCGATATGCGCGAATGCCGCAATCTGGGCGAGGATGGACCCTTCGAGGTGTTGAATGCCCTCGATGCTACGGCCATGGCCTCGGTCGTGGCCCGTTACCACGTTGATGCCATCTTCAACCTCGTGGCGCTGCTCTCGGCTGTCGGCGAGCGCAATCCCCAGATGGCCTGGAATGTCAATATGGGCGCGCTGAACAACTCCCTTGAAGTGGCCCGCCAGCACCATTGTTCCCTCTTCACCCCCTCGTCGATCGGAGCCTTCGGTCCCACGTCGCCCAAGGACAAGACTCCGCAGGACACCATTATGCAGCCGACGACCATCTATGGCGTCTGCAAGGTTACGGGTGAACTGCTGAGCAACTATTACCATCACAAGTACGGCGTTGATACGCGTTCGGTGCGCTTCCCGGGCATCATCTCGAACGTCACGCTGCCCGGTGGCGGTACGACCGACTATGCCGTGGAGATCTACTACGAGGCTATTCGCAGCGGGCACTTCACCTGTCCCGTTCCGGGCGACGTCTATATGGACATGATCTACATGCCCGATGCCCTGCGCGCTTGCGTGGAGCTGATGGAGGCCGACCCCTCGAAGCTCGTCCACCGCAACAGCTTCAACCTCGCATCGATGAGCTTCACGCCGGAGATCATCTATGCCGAGATCCGGAAGCGGCTGCCCGACTTCACGATGAACTACGACATCGACCCCGTGAAGAAGGAGATCGCCGAGAGCTGGCCCAATTCGCTGGACGACACCTGCGCCCGCGAGGAGTGGGGCTGGAAACCCGAATGGGACCTCTCGCGCATGACCGACGACATGTTGGCTCACATCCGCACCAAACTGGGCGAGAACTGA